The following coding sequences are from one Oscarella lobularis chromosome 19, ooOscLobu1.1, whole genome shotgun sequence window:
- the LOC136198430 gene encoding uncharacterized protein isoform X1 → MKVKPLRLLPGMRASLSPLSSQNNDQTTPIDAVDVCVLTAVDVENEEAKRALENVCGEPFTGRVVDSKGSLLRDCLVFEWQPHDTSKKLKLALFQQSSMGSAEASQLVHDVSMVKPVLIAMVGVCAGAPDKVEAGDVLTPFKLQVASGKVKSDGEIEHEPELAMLGDQIKRIVSGAKSAMANEYEWKRFMPDSKQPVPPNDLQDAILRAVSAKGDDAKATSSEIFQWLEGAVEVQKEWVEQAVQRMLELGHLKNVDKRRGENVVALAEEGKAYFEREVSVEARRIRLPKVHTDPVLTINQVNVNIKFSAVRKTVASRKLIGVEMEGYSFLFHANAAHEKNHAVFIKAASDFGTDRSKLKYYQRYCASSATAYLCYLIRNNLQLFGACEEKPNGTPAHQPPKKKRAEMFPHGGEEMDVKKKRYKELQLAVAKVVQIKWREIGQELLSVDEVVQIEQDYKSNFSRLVAIIYSWIRGTKKPLVKTLLEACTSHGVIKERIEEEYSFRMEMD, encoded by the exons ATGAAAGTGAAACCACTACGTCTTCTTCCTGGAATGCGCGCTAGTCTCTCGCCTCTAAGCTCGCAAAACAATGACCAAACGACTCCAattgacgccgtcgacgtgtgTGTCCTCAccgctgtcgacgtcgagaacgaggaGGCGAAACGAGCCTTAGAAAACGTCTGCGGAGAGCCCTTTACCGGTCGAGTTGTTGACTCAAAAGGGAGCCTTCTTCGTGACTGCCTCGTCTTCGAGTGGCAGCCGCACGATACgagcaaaaaattgaaattggcTCTATTTCAGCAGAGTAGTATGGGCTCCGCCGAAGCGTCTCAACTCGTACACGACGTTAGCATGGTGAAACCGGTACTGATAGCCATGGTCGGCGTTTGTGCCGGCGCTCCGGACAAGGTGGAAGCGGGCGACGTTCTGACTCCGTTTAAATTGCAAGTAGCTTCGGGGAAAGTGAAGAGCGACGGGGAAATTGAGCACGAGCCCGAGCTCGCAATGCTCGGCGATCAAATCAAGAGGATTGTCAGCGGGGCCAAGTCGGCGATGGCAAATGAGTACGAATGGAAGAGATTTATGCCCGATTCGAAGCAGCCCGTTCCACCAAATGACCTGCAGGACGCTATTTTGCGTGCTGTTAGTGCCAAGGGCGATGATGCTAAAGCGACTTCTAGTGAAATATTCCAGTGGCTAGAAGGCGCCGTTGAGGTTCAGAAAGAATGGGTTGAACAGGCTGTTCAACGCATGCTTGAGCTAGGGCACCTCAAGAACGTAGATAAGCGTCGTGGGGAGAACGTAGTTGCGCTGGCAGAAGAGGGGAAGGCGTACTTTGAGAGAGAAGTTTCGGTAGAAGCTCGTAGAATTCGTTTGCCGAAAGTGCACACTGACCCAGTGCTCACCATCAACCAAGTCAATGTTAACATCAAGTTTTCCGCTGTGCGCAAGACTGTTGCTAGTAGGAAGCTGATTGGCGTTGAGATGGAAGGATATTCTTTCCTATTTCATGCCAATGCCGCCCACGAGAAAAACCACGCGGTGTTTATAAAGGCGGCTTCCGATTTTGGAACAGATAGGAGTAAACTGAAGTACTATCAAAGATACTGCGCGTCATCTGCCACGGCATACCTCTGCTACTTGATCAGAAACAATCTTCAGTTATTTGGTGCATGTG AAGAGAAGCCCAATGGTACACCAGCCCATCAACCACCTAAGAAAAAGCGCG CTGAAATGTTTCCACATGGCGGCGAAGAGATGGatgtgaagaaaaagcgttaCAAAGAATTGCAGCTTGCAGTTGCCAAAGTAGTTCAAATTAAGTGGCGGGAAATAGGCCAGGAGCTACTCTCAGTAGATGAAGTGGTCCAAATAGAGCAAGACTATAAAAGCAATTTCTCCAGGCTGGTTGCGATTATTTACAGTTGGATACGTGGTACAAAAAAGCCTCTGGTCAAAACCCTGCTGGAGGCGTGCACAAGCCATGGCGTTATCAAGGAACGCATTGAAGAAGAATATTCTTTTCGAATGGAAATGGACTGA
- the LOC136198430 gene encoding uncharacterized protein isoform X4: MTKPTPIHNVDVCVLTAVDVENKEAKRALEKVCGAPPFSGRVADSKGSLLRDCLVFEWQPHDTSKKLKLALFQQSSMGSAEAALLVHDVSTLKPVLMAMVGVCAGAPDKVEAGDVLTPYEVQVAWGKVTGDGEIEHDPKLAPLGNKIKRIVSGAKSATVDEYEWKRFMPDSKQPVPPNDLQDAILRAVRAKGDDAKATSSEIFQWLEDADEVQKEWVEQAVQRMIELGHLKNVDKRRGEDVVALAKEGKEYFQREVPEKARKIRLPKVHTDPVLTINQVNVSIKFSDVRKTVASRKLIGVEMEGYYFLFHAAHEENHAVFIKAASDFGTERSKLKYYQKYCASSATAYLCYLISNNPQLFGGCEEKPISTPASQAPTGRHAGDEEMNLKKERYKQLKLAIAKVAQIKWKEIGQELLSQDQVVEIEKIQSNFSRLAAVIETWILGTDKPLVKILLGACENQGVIKKRIEEDYSSRMEMI, encoded by the exons ATGACCAAACCGACTCCAATTcacaacgtcgacgtgtgTGTCCTCAccgctgtcgacgtcgagaacaaGGAGGCGAAACGAGCCTTAGAAAAAGTCTGCGGAGCGCCGCCCTTTTCCGGTCGAGTTGCTGACTCGAAAGGAAGCCTTCTTCGTGACTGCCTCGTCTTCGAATGGCAGCCGCACGATACgagcaaaaaattgaaattggcTCTATTTCAGCAGAGTAGTATGGGCTCCGCCGAAGCGGCTCTACTCGTACACGACGTTAGCACGTTGAAACCGGTATTGATGGCCATGGTCGGCGTCTGTGCCGGCGCTCCGGACAAGGTGGAAGCAGGCGACGTTCTGACTCCGTATGAAGTGCAAGTAGCTTGGGGGAAAGTGACAGGCGATGGGGAAATTGAGCACGACCCTAAGCTCGCTCCGCTTGGCAATAAAATCAAGAGGATTGTCAGCGGAGCCAAGTCAGCGACGGTAGATGAGTACGAATGGAAGAGATTTATGCCCGATTCGAAGCAGCCCGTGCCACCCAATGACCTGCAGGACGCTATTTTGCGTGCTGTTCGTGCCAAGGGCGATGATGCTAAAGCGACTTCTAGTGAAATATTCCAGTGGCTAGAGGACGCCGATGAGGTTCAAAAAGAATGGGTTGAACAGGCTGTTCAACGTATGATTGAGCTAGGGCACCTCAAGAACGTAGATAAGCGTCGTGGGGAGGACGTAGTTGCGCTGGCAAAAGAGGGGAAGGAGTACTTTCAGAGAGAAGTTCCGGAAAAAGCTCGTAAAATTCGTTTGCCCAAAGTGCACACAGACCCAGTGCTCACCATCAACCAAGTCAATGTTAGCATCAAGTTTTCCGATGTGCGCAAGACTGTCGCTAGTAGGAAGCTGATTGGCGTTGAGATGGAAGGATATTATTTCCTATTTCATGCCGCCCACGAGGAAAACCACGCAGTGTTTATAAAGGCGGCTTCCGATTTTGGAACAGAAAGGAGTAAATTGAAGTACTATCAAAAGTACTGCGCGTCATCTGCCACGGCATACCTCTGCTACTTGATCAGCAACAATCCTCAGTTATTTGGTGGATGCG AAGAGAAGCCTATTTCTACGCCAGCCTCACAAGCACCCACGGGAAGACACG ctggcgacgaagagatgaaTCTGAAAAAAGAGCGTTACAAACAATTGAAGCTCGCTATCGCTAAAGTAGCTCAAATTAAGTGGAAGGAAATTGGTCAGGAACTACTCTCACAAGATCAAGTGgttgaaatagaaaaaatccaAAGCAACTTCTCCAGGCTGGCTGCGGTCATTGAAACGTGGATACTTGGTACAGACAAGCCTCTGGTCAAAATCCTGCTGGGAGCATGCGAAAATCAAGGCGTTATCAAGAAACGCATTGAAGAAGACTATTCTTCTCGAATGGAGATGATCTGA
- the LOC136198430 gene encoding uncharacterized protein isoform X2, whose translation MTKPTPIHNVDVCVLTAVDVENKEAKRALEKVCGAPPFSGRVADSKGSLLRDCLVFEWQPHDTSKKLKLALFQQSSMGSAEAALLVHDVSTLKPVLMAMVGVCAGAPDKVEAGDVLTPYEVQVAWGKVTGDGEIEHDPKLAPLGNKIKRIVSGAKSATVDEYEWKRFMPDSKQPVPPNDLQDAILRAVRAKGDDAKATSSEIFQWLEDADEVQKEWVEQAVQRMIELGHLKNVDKRRGEDVVALAKEGKEYFQREVPEKARKIRLPKVHTDPVLTINQVNVSIKFSDVRKTVASRKLIGVEMEGYYFLFHAAHEENHAVFIKAASDFGTERSKLKYYQKYCASSATAYLCYLISNNPQLFGGCEEKPISTPASQAPTGRHGYLQAIENFPAGDEEMNLKKERYKQLKLAIAKVAQIKWKEIGQELLSQDQVVEIEKIQSNFSRLAAVIETWILGTDKPLVKILLGACENQGVIKKRIEEDYSSRMEMI comes from the exons ATGACCAAACCGACTCCAATTcacaacgtcgacgtgtgTGTCCTCAccgctgtcgacgtcgagaacaaGGAGGCGAAACGAGCCTTAGAAAAAGTCTGCGGAGCGCCGCCCTTTTCCGGTCGAGTTGCTGACTCGAAAGGAAGCCTTCTTCGTGACTGCCTCGTCTTCGAATGGCAGCCGCACGATACgagcaaaaaattgaaattggcTCTATTTCAGCAGAGTAGTATGGGCTCCGCCGAAGCGGCTCTACTCGTACACGACGTTAGCACGTTGAAACCGGTATTGATGGCCATGGTCGGCGTCTGTGCCGGCGCTCCGGACAAGGTGGAAGCAGGCGACGTTCTGACTCCGTATGAAGTGCAAGTAGCTTGGGGGAAAGTGACAGGCGATGGGGAAATTGAGCACGACCCTAAGCTCGCTCCGCTTGGCAATAAAATCAAGAGGATTGTCAGCGGAGCCAAGTCAGCGACGGTAGATGAGTACGAATGGAAGAGATTTATGCCCGATTCGAAGCAGCCCGTGCCACCCAATGACCTGCAGGACGCTATTTTGCGTGCTGTTCGTGCCAAGGGCGATGATGCTAAAGCGACTTCTAGTGAAATATTCCAGTGGCTAGAGGACGCCGATGAGGTTCAAAAAGAATGGGTTGAACAGGCTGTTCAACGTATGATTGAGCTAGGGCACCTCAAGAACGTAGATAAGCGTCGTGGGGAGGACGTAGTTGCGCTGGCAAAAGAGGGGAAGGAGTACTTTCAGAGAGAAGTTCCGGAAAAAGCTCGTAAAATTCGTTTGCCCAAAGTGCACACAGACCCAGTGCTCACCATCAACCAAGTCAATGTTAGCATCAAGTTTTCCGATGTGCGCAAGACTGTCGCTAGTAGGAAGCTGATTGGCGTTGAGATGGAAGGATATTATTTCCTATTTCATGCCGCCCACGAGGAAAACCACGCAGTGTTTATAAAGGCGGCTTCCGATTTTGGAACAGAAAGGAGTAAATTGAAGTACTATCAAAAGTACTGCGCGTCATCTGCCACGGCATACCTCTGCTACTTGATCAGCAACAATCCTCAGTTATTTGGTGGATGCG AAGAGAAGCCTATTTCTACGCCAGCCTCACAAGCACCCACGGGAAGACACGGTTACTTACAAGCTA TTGAAAACTTTCCAgctggcgacgaagagatgaaTCTGAAAAAAGAGCGTTACAAACAATTGAAGCTCGCTATCGCTAAAGTAGCTCAAATTAAGTGGAAGGAAATTGGTCAGGAACTACTCTCACAAGATCAAGTGgttgaaatagaaaaaatccaAAGCAACTTCTCCAGGCTGGCTGCGGTCATTGAAACGTGGATACTTGGTACAGACAAGCCTCTGGTCAAAATCCTGCTGGGAGCATGCGAAAATCAAGGCGTTATCAAGAAACGCATTGAAGAAGACTATTCTTCTCGAATGGAGATGATCTGA
- the LOC136198433 gene encoding single-stranded DNA-binding protein, mitochondrial-like → MFRQFFSRVSKPLVRYEMTSAGRERSLNRVQLLGRVAQDPIRAGSDEKPVVKLTVVTNRYYRTSDDSMQQKADFHNISTFSPRLQDVVTNFVRKGTRVLVNGRLDYFKFELEDGSVRKGTNIVMDELIICAQPKDRGEQEEF, encoded by the exons ATGTTTCGACAGTTTTTCTCAAGG GTATCGAAGCCCTTAGTCCGCTACGAAATGACGAGCGCCGGAAGAGAACGAA GCCTGAACAGAGTCCAGCTTCTAGGCAGAGTTGCGCAGGACCCGATTCGAGCTGGGAGCGACGAGAAACCCGTAGTCAAACTAACCGTAGTCACGAATCGATATTATAGGACGAGCGACG ATTCGATGCAGCAAAAAGCCGATTTTCACAAcatttcgacgttttcgccgcgACTCCAAGACGTCGTAACGAATTTCGTACGAAAAGG AACGCGCGTTCTCGTTAACGGCCGATTGGACTACTTCAAGTTCGAACTTGAAGACGGCTCGGTTCGAAAGGGAACAAATATTGTTATGGACGAACTCATCATATGCGCTCAGCCAAAAGACCGCGGGGAACAGGAggaattctaa
- the LOC136198427 gene encoding maternal embryonic leucine zipper kinase-like has protein sequence MSSSSRYPALDEHYILRETIGSGGFAKVKVAEHRLTGERVAIKIMDKAGLGDDLPRAKLEVQTLKGLQHQHICQLYEVIETDEKIFMVLEHAPGGEVFDYIVARDRLKEEEARQFFRQILSAVGYIHEKGYAHRDLKPENLLLDANNQIKLIDFGLVAHPGHINDFLHTCCGSPAYAAPELITGNPYLGTEADVWSLGVLLYALLCGFLPFDDDNTAYLYRLIQKGKYDVPQWLSKGSVEILGQMLQTNPRYRITVPDLLKHPWVCKSYGVPVSYTTRMSLDRIDADVIAIIAKRYGQSRELMTELISQWKFDHTTATYFLLAKQKRDGKTPQLKMLLSASPALRRHGVRPSSLIGSSDAYFSIESLPDIVIDHDLTPTTPGPLSAPVASKSIHRLKIEAGAPVQRSHSVDFDSAFGESELSSIPIGGGLCSPTPSAKSQTLPPLTRDARAVSIDTRLDRLAQSPRSGHRSSLLSKIKSVFKPGSGGAARPRKLKGLYDVSSTSTRPPMEVLGELERVIELKGIVYRTKGYLIRCKTVHPVTRRVELAFDLEVCVLPKMDLIGVKRKRVKGDTWAYKRVCEELLSLAQL, from the coding sequence atgtcgtcgagcTCACGCTACCCCGCGCTCGACGAACACTACATCCTACGCGAAACAATCGGCTCGGGCGGCTTCGCCAAAGTCAAAGTCGCCGAGCACCGCCTCACGGGCGAACGCGTCGCCATCAAAATCATGGACAAAGCGGGTCTGGGCGACGATTTACCGCGCGCTAAACTCGAAGTCCAAACGCTCAAAGGCCTCCAACACCAGCACATATGCCAACTCTACGAAGTAATCGAaaccgacgagaaaatcTTCATGGTACTCGAACACGCGCCCGGCGGCGAAGTCTTCGACTACAtcgtcgcgcgcgatcgactgaaagaagaagaagcgcgCCAATTCTTTCGTCAAATTCTCTCCGCGGTCGGATACATACACGAAAAGGGCTACGCCCATCGCGACCTGAAGCCCGAGAATCTCCTCCTCGACGCTAACAATCAAATCAAATTAATCGATTTCGGACTCGTCGCGCATCCGGGTCACATTAACGATTTCCTGCACACGTGCTGCGGATCGCCGGCGTACGCGGCACCGGAACTCATCACGGGGAACCCGTATCTCGGCACGGAAGCCGACGTGTGGAGTCTCGGCGTTCTGCTCTACGCGCTCCTATGCGGATTCCTtcccttcgacgacgacaatacGGCGTATCTCTATCGATTGATACAGAAGGGAAAATACGACGTGCCTCAATGGCTTTCCAAGGGAAGCGTCGAAATCCTCGGGCAAATGTTGCAGACGAATCCGCGCTATCGTATCACCGTTCCCGATCTTCTCAAACATCCTTGGGTGTGTAAATCATACGGGGTCCCCGTCTCCTACACTACGCGTATGAGTCTCGATCGTATCGATGCGGACGTGATTGCGATTATAGCGAAGCGCTATGGACAGTCGCGCGAGCTCATGACCGAGCTCATATCCCAGTGGAAATTCGATCACACCACGGCGACGTATTTTCTATTGGCTAAGCAGAAACGCGACGGGAAAACGCCGCAATTGAAAATGTTGCTTTCGGCGTCTCCCGCTCTACGACGTCACGGCGTTCGACCGTCGAGTCTCATCGGATCGTCCGACGCTTATTTCAGCATCGAATCGCTTCCGGATATCGTCATCGATCACGAtttgacgccgacgacgccggggCCCCTTTCCGCGCCCGTCGCCTCCAAGAGCATACATCGACTCAAAATCGAAGCCGGAGCCCCCGTTCAACGCTCGCATtccgtcgatttcgattccGCCTTTGGCGAAAGCGAATTATCATCGATTCCCATTGGTGGGGGTTTGTGCTCTCCAACGCCTTCGGCGAAATCGCAAACGCTTCCGCCGCTCACTCGCGACGCGCGTGCCGTTTCCATCGACACGCGTCTAGATAGGCTCGCCCAGTCGCCTCGTAGCGGTCATCGTTCCAGTTTATTGAGTAAGATTAAATCGGTTTTTAAGCCGGGTAGCGGCGGCGCGGCGCGTCCGCGTAAGCTCAAGGGGCTCTATGACGTttcctcgacgtcgacgcgtccgCCTATGGAGGTCCTTGGGGAGCTGGAGCGCGTGATTGAATTGAAGGGGATCGTTTATCGAACGAAGGGGTATTTGATTCGTTGCAAGACCGTGCATCCCGTGACGCGGCGCGTCGAGTTGGCTTTCGATTTGGAGGTGTGCGTTTTGCCGAAAATGGATTTGATTGGGGTGAAGAGGAAGCGGGTCAAGGGCGATACGTGGGCTTATAAAAGGGTTTGCGAGGAGTTGCTGTCGCTTGCGCAGCTCTGA
- the LOC136198430 gene encoding uncharacterized protein isoform X3, with product MTKPTPIHNVDVCVLTAVDVENKEAKRALEKVCGAPPFSGRVADSKGSLLRDCLVFEWQPHDTSKKLKLALFQQSSMGSAEAALLVHDVSTLKPVLMAMVGVCAGAPDKVEAGDVLTPYEVQVAWGKVTGDGEIEHDPKLAPLGNKIKRIVSGAKSATVDEYEWKRFMPDSKQPVPPNDLQDAILRAVRAKGDDAKATSSEIFQWLEDADEVQKEWVEQAVQRMIELGHLKNVDKRRGEDVVALAKEGKEYFQREVPEKARKIRLPKVHTDPVLTINQVNVSIKFSDVRKTVASRKLIGVEMEGYYFLFHAAHEENHAVFIKAASDFGTERSKLKYYQKYCASSATAYLCYLISNNPQLFGGCEEKPISTPASQAPTGRHVENFPAGDEEMNLKKERYKQLKLAIAKVAQIKWKEIGQELLSQDQVVEIEKIQSNFSRLAAVIETWILGTDKPLVKILLGACENQGVIKKRIEEDYSSRMEMI from the exons ATGACCAAACCGACTCCAATTcacaacgtcgacgtgtgTGTCCTCAccgctgtcgacgtcgagaacaaGGAGGCGAAACGAGCCTTAGAAAAAGTCTGCGGAGCGCCGCCCTTTTCCGGTCGAGTTGCTGACTCGAAAGGAAGCCTTCTTCGTGACTGCCTCGTCTTCGAATGGCAGCCGCACGATACgagcaaaaaattgaaattggcTCTATTTCAGCAGAGTAGTATGGGCTCCGCCGAAGCGGCTCTACTCGTACACGACGTTAGCACGTTGAAACCGGTATTGATGGCCATGGTCGGCGTCTGTGCCGGCGCTCCGGACAAGGTGGAAGCAGGCGACGTTCTGACTCCGTATGAAGTGCAAGTAGCTTGGGGGAAAGTGACAGGCGATGGGGAAATTGAGCACGACCCTAAGCTCGCTCCGCTTGGCAATAAAATCAAGAGGATTGTCAGCGGAGCCAAGTCAGCGACGGTAGATGAGTACGAATGGAAGAGATTTATGCCCGATTCGAAGCAGCCCGTGCCACCCAATGACCTGCAGGACGCTATTTTGCGTGCTGTTCGTGCCAAGGGCGATGATGCTAAAGCGACTTCTAGTGAAATATTCCAGTGGCTAGAGGACGCCGATGAGGTTCAAAAAGAATGGGTTGAACAGGCTGTTCAACGTATGATTGAGCTAGGGCACCTCAAGAACGTAGATAAGCGTCGTGGGGAGGACGTAGTTGCGCTGGCAAAAGAGGGGAAGGAGTACTTTCAGAGAGAAGTTCCGGAAAAAGCTCGTAAAATTCGTTTGCCCAAAGTGCACACAGACCCAGTGCTCACCATCAACCAAGTCAATGTTAGCATCAAGTTTTCCGATGTGCGCAAGACTGTCGCTAGTAGGAAGCTGATTGGCGTTGAGATGGAAGGATATTATTTCCTATTTCATGCCGCCCACGAGGAAAACCACGCAGTGTTTATAAAGGCGGCTTCCGATTTTGGAACAGAAAGGAGTAAATTGAAGTACTATCAAAAGTACTGCGCGTCATCTGCCACGGCATACCTCTGCTACTTGATCAGCAACAATCCTCAGTTATTTGGTGGATGCG AAGAGAAGCCTATTTCTACGCCAGCCTCACAAGCACCCACGGGAAGACACG TTGAAAACTTTCCAgctggcgacgaagagatgaaTCTGAAAAAAGAGCGTTACAAACAATTGAAGCTCGCTATCGCTAAAGTAGCTCAAATTAAGTGGAAGGAAATTGGTCAGGAACTACTCTCACAAGATCAAGTGgttgaaatagaaaaaatccaAAGCAACTTCTCCAGGCTGGCTGCGGTCATTGAAACGTGGATACTTGGTACAGACAAGCCTCTGGTCAAAATCCTGCTGGGAGCATGCGAAAATCAAGGCGTTATCAAGAAACGCATTGAAGAAGACTATTCTTCTCGAATGGAGATGATCTGA
- the LOC136198424 gene encoding uncharacterized protein: MIRIIFIAICLFHCLVAGDECDDANACTVDWFDVVFGCQNEPIDCRARPRSLTTDFVFLLEAGANANSTRLARVENALRRLRVLLENDSQPSSYRFLTAAYESSRDDDVWPWIVQDFTRSSRFPDLHAEIPVGSLADDEEVALLAGLLATRRILRGDYFTKSTTDARMLEQKPVSLRPGADLHVVLVTGLMQYEKPSGKLSKNFNEKSSVVLSEILTAASSLSLSLGVIIDESRRAALELWGNPSLANTYSDFRGFSKAFTLKSLIKDSEQANSIQAHFLSKGIELRTFDYKQIEYNDCVRHMYAGYLIPMGIQAKFRNTCEIQVEPCDPVIGCQLESCNYTSLYDEYSENEEVSQGFLSDSDPSTSPTWVDDHIIQGHVEIREWDQNVPFAADLIENGRPVILRNALPNAWPARRKWTLEYLSRNMGKTFANVKSTNASYKITFDPDRRVPMANFSRIRYELPYNVTNMTVSDFFEEIMSAEASERGHYYFGDMINSLKDDVSPNRLLFVSETDWKKSKQFLWVSSAGMITHTHFDQDYNFFVQLYGRKEFTLWNTEEHVHLAPYPRIHPMWHKSRVHYHMPNLKAYGTFTKARALKAFVEPGDILYIPPYHWHHVFSLTASASLSTYSDDQSVYDHMNAVYGHDHKFDLLANATGRTYALRLYLDLIIHDIIGFDETTRYFATLLQTRYTGLEHLFIKDVEPLCPRNGKIPTAQHVIGYAKLDAGIVSVHFAALPAPVRDILFADYVEEISAQVVGAERVLAFFLNCFRNQGYYVTNIDDNEHALWDHVNDEEEEGEEIET; the protein is encoded by the coding sequence ATGATTCGAATTATTTTCATTGCGATTTGCTTGTTTCATtgtctcgtcgccggcgacgagtgCGATGACGCAAACGCCTGCACAGTGGACTGGTTTGACGTTGTTTTCGGATGCCAGAACGAGCCCATCGACTGTCGCGCGCGCCCACGGAGTCTCACGACCGATTTCGTCTTTCTACTCGAAGCGGGAGCAAATGCGAATAGCACGCGCCTTGCTCGCGTAGAAAACGCATTGCGACGCCTTCGCGTGTTGCTCGAAAACGATTCGCAGCCGTCCAGCTATCGTTTTCTCACTGCCGCCTACGAATCgagtcgcgacgacgacgtttggcCGTGGATCGTTCAAGATTTCACCCGATCGTCCCGTTTTCCCGATCTGCACGCCGAAATTCCAGTCGGTTcactcgccgacgacgaggaagtcGCACTACTAGCGGGATTgctcgcgacgcgacggaTTCTGCGCGGCGACTATTTCACCAAGTCAACGACCGATGCCCGCATGTTGGAGCAAAAGCCCGTCTCACTGCGTCCTGGCGCAGATCTTCACGTAGTCCTCGTGACGGGTCTCATGCAATACGAGAAACCAAGTGGAAAACTGTCGAAAAATTTTAATGAGAAATCGAGTGTGGTTTTGAGTGAAATTCTAACCGCGGCATCTTCGCTGTCTCTATCTCTTGGGGTTATAATCGACGAATCTCGACGGGCTGCTCTCGAACTTTGGGGTAATCCGTCATTGGCTAATACATACTCAGACTTTCGTGGCTTCAGCAAAGCCTTCACGCTCAAATCCCTCATTAAAGACAGTGAACAGGCAAACTCTATACAAGCCCACTTCTTATCCAAGGGCATCGAACTTCGAACATTTGACTATAAACAAATTGAATACAACGACTGCGTGCGTCACATGTACGCAGGCTATTTAATACCCATGGGAATCCAAGCAAAATTTCGTAACACGTGCGAAATTCAGGTAGAACCATGTGACCCAGTCATAGGCTGTCAGTTAGAGTCTTGTAACTACACATCTCTATATGATGAATATagtgaaaacgaagaggtGTCCCAGGGTTTTCTTTCTGATTCCGATCCTTCTACAAGTCCTACTTGGGTCGACGATCATATCATACAAGGTCACGTGGAAATTCGCGAGTGGGATCAGAACGTGCCGTTTGCCGCcgatttaattgaaaatggGCGTCCCGTTATTTTGAGAAACGCGCTACCGAACGCGTGGCCGGCGAGGCGCAAGTGGACGCTCGAATATCTAAGTCGTAACATGGGGAAAACGTTTGCGAACGTGAAGAGCACAAACGCTTCGTATAAAATCACTTTCGATCCGGATCGACGTGTTCCCATGGCGAATTTTAGCCGCATTCGCTACGAGCTTCCGTACAACGTCACTAATATGACGGTTAGTGATTTTTTCGAGGAAATAATGAGCGCCGAGGCGTCGGAGAGGGGTCACTACTATTTCGGAGATATGATAAATAGTTTGAAAGATGACGTGAGTCCGAATCGGCTTCTATTCGTTTCGGAGACCGACtggaaaaaatcgaagcaaTTCCTATGGGTTTCTTCGGCTGGGATGATCACCCACACCCACTTCGATCAAgattataatttttttgttcaaCTTTACGGACGGAAAGAGTTTACTCTCTGGAATACGGAAGAACACGTCCATTTGGCGCCGTATCCTCGCATTCACCCAATGTGGCATAAATCGCGTGTTCACTACCACATGCCTAACCTAAAGGCCTATGGGACGTTTACTAAGGCACGCGCGCTCAAAGCCTTCGTTGAACCGGGCGACATTCTCTACATTCCGCCCTATCATTGGCATCACGTCTTTTCTCTAACTGCTTCCGCGTCCCTATCAACGTATTCCGACGATCAAAGCGTTTACGATCACATGAACGCCGTATACGGTCACGATCACAAATTCGATTTACTTGCAAACGCAACGGGACGCACGTACGCTCTCCGTCTCTACCTCGATCTCATTATACACGATATAATCGGCTTCGACGAAACAACGCGCTATTTCGCCACCCTACTCCAAACCCGCTACACCGGCTTAGAACATCTCTTCATCAAAGACGTTGAACCCCTCTGCCCTCGCAATGGGAAAATTCCTACGGCACAGCACGTGATCGGATACGCGAAACTCGACGCGGGTATCGTATCGGTGCATTTTGCCGCGCTGCCGGCACCCGTGCGAGACATCCTCTTCGCCGATTACGTCGAGGAGATATCCGCGCAGGTGGTCGGCGCCGAACGCGTGCTCGCCTtctttttgaattgttttcgCAATCAAGGCTATTACGTGACAAACATAGACGATAATGAGCATGCACTCTGGGATCACGTcaacgacgaggaggaggagggggaggagatCGAGACTTGA